A window of Pseudomonadota bacterium contains these coding sequences:
- the pdhA gene encoding pyruvate dehydrogenase (acetyl-transferring) E1 component subunit alpha, with amino-acid sequence MTAPAKKPAVSKPAIASKAERAPTGLPKEKLLAMYREMMLIRRFEEKAGQLYGMGLIGGFCHLYIGQEAVVTGITAASQPGDACITTYRDHAHMLAQGMDPKGIMAELTGRIGGFSKGKGGSMHMFSVEKQFFGGHGIVGANVPLGTGIAFAQKYKNTGKITMDYFGDGAANQGQVYESFNMASLWQLPVLYIIENNEYAMGTSTKRHAADTHLYKRGESFGIPGVQVDGMDVLKVYEAAKKAIDYVRSGKGPMLLEVKTYRYRGHSMSDPAKYRSKEEVEDYKEHRDPINQFRKYLLTEKVANEAAIKKIEDDIKAQVNDAAEFAKTSPEPDATELWTDILSVE; translated from the coding sequence ATGACCGCTCCCGCGAAAAAGCCTGCCGTCTCCAAACCCGCCATCGCCAGCAAAGCCGAGCGCGCGCCGACAGGCCTGCCGAAAGAAAAGCTGCTCGCCATGTATCGCGAGATGATGCTGATCCGCCGCTTCGAGGAAAAAGCGGGCCAGCTTTACGGCATGGGCCTCATCGGCGGGTTCTGCCATTTATATATCGGTCAGGAAGCGGTCGTCACTGGCATCACCGCCGCGAGCCAACCGGGGGATGCCTGCATCACCACCTACCGCGACCACGCGCATATGCTGGCGCAAGGCATGGACCCCAAAGGCATCATGGCCGAGCTGACGGGCCGCATTGGCGGTTTCAGCAAAGGCAAGGGCGGCTCCATGCATATGTTCTCGGTGGAGAAGCAGTTTTTCGGCGGGCATGGCATTGTGGGCGCCAACGTGCCGCTGGGCACCGGCATCGCGTTCGCGCAGAAATATAAAAACACCGGCAAAATCACGATGGATTATTTTGGCGACGGCGCGGCAAACCAGGGCCAGGTGTATGAGAGCTTCAACATGGCGTCGCTGTGGCAGCTACCGGTGCTCTACATCATCGAGAACAATGAATACGCGATGGGCACCAGCACCAAGCGCCATGCGGCGGATACGCATCTGTATAAGCGCGGCGAATCGTTCGGCATCCCCGGCGTTCAGGTCGATGGGATGGATGTGCTGAAAGTGTATGAAGCCGCGAAGAAGGCGATTGACTATGTGCGCTCCGGCAAAGGGCCGATGCTGCTGGAAGTGAAGACCTACCGCTACCGTGGCCACTCGATGAGCGACCCGGCGAAATACCGCAGCAAGGAAGAGGTCGAGGATTACAAAGAGCACCGCGACCCGATCAACCAGTTCCGCAAGTATCTGCTCACCGAAAAAGTGGCGAACGAAGCGGCCATCAAGAAAATCGAGGACGACATCAAAGCGCAAGTGAACGATGCCGCCGAATTCGCCAAAACCAGCCCCGAACCGGATGCAACCGAGCTGTGGACTGACATTCTGAGTGTGGAGTAA
- a CDS encoding type II toxin-antitoxin system HicA family toxin, producing MNSKEIIRTLEENGWYLVATKGSHNQYKHAGKPGRVTVPHPKKDMPIGTLKSIEKQAGIKLR from the coding sequence ATGAACAGCAAAGAAATCATTCGCACGCTTGAAGAGAATGGCTGGTATCTCGTGGCAACGAAAGGCAGTCACAATCAGTACAAGCATGCAGGTAAGCCGGGCCGCGTTACTGTTCCGCACCCGAAAAAAGATATGCCCATCGGCACGCTCAAATCTATTGAGAAGCAGGCGGGCATAAAACTGAGGTGA
- the lpdA gene encoding dihydrolipoyl dehydrogenase — protein sequence MSEQFDVVVLGGGPGGYVAAIRASQLGMKVALVERENLGGICLNWGCIPTKALLKSSEVYHTMKHAAEFGFAVKDITFDLKAIVERSRGVSAQMKKGIGFLMKKHKVTVFEGAGALAGRGKVSVTKDKAKVADLEAKHIILATGARARQLPGIEGDSKLIWTYRDAMVPTEMPKSLLVIGSGAIGIEFASFYQTLGVKVTVVEMMDRVLPVEDEEISKMAQKSFEKDGMQIRLGTVVKSVTKGKNNVTAHLEGKDGKKEDITVDRIIVAIGIVANTEGLGLEGTKVKIERGHIVVDDVLATNEPGVYAIGDVTGAPWLAHKASHEGVICVEAIAGKHPHPMKRENIPGCTYCRPQVASVGLTERAAKEQGYELKIGRFPFMGNGKAVALGEAEGLIKTIFDAKTGELLGAHMIGTEVTELIQGYGIAKTMEATEADLMHTVFPHPTLSEMMHESVLDAFGRALHI from the coding sequence ATGAGTGAACAATTCGACGTAGTGGTGTTAGGTGGCGGTCCCGGTGGGTATGTGGCGGCGATTCGCGCCAGCCAGCTGGGCATGAAAGTGGCGCTGGTGGAGCGCGAAAACCTCGGCGGCATCTGCCTGAACTGGGGTTGCATTCCAACCAAGGCGCTGCTGAAATCCTCCGAAGTCTATCACACGATGAAACACGCGGCGGAGTTTGGCTTCGCGGTGAAGGATATTACGTTTGATCTCAAAGCCATTGTCGAGCGTTCGCGCGGCGTATCAGCACAAATGAAAAAAGGCATCGGGTTTCTGATGAAAAAGCACAAGGTCACCGTGTTCGAGGGCGCAGGGGCGCTGGCGGGTCGTGGCAAAGTGAGCGTGACCAAGGATAAGGCGAAAGTGGCCGATCTGGAGGCCAAGCATATCATCCTCGCCACCGGCGCGCGGGCGCGCCAGCTGCCGGGCATCGAAGGCGATAGCAAATTGATCTGGACGTATCGTGACGCGATGGTGCCGACCGAAATGCCAAAATCCCTGCTGGTCATTGGCTCCGGCGCGATTGGCATTGAGTTTGCGAGCTTCTACCAGACGCTCGGCGTGAAGGTCACCGTGGTGGAGATGATGGACCGCGTGCTGCCGGTCGAGGATGAAGAAATCTCGAAAATGGCGCAGAAATCCTTCGAGAAGGATGGCATGCAGATCCGTTTGGGGACGGTGGTGAAATCCGTCACCAAAGGTAAAAATAATGTCACCGCCCATCTCGAAGGCAAAGATGGCAAGAAGGAAGACATCACGGTCGATCGCATCATTGTCGCCATCGGTATTGTCGCGAACACCGAAGGGTTGGGGCTGGAAGGCACCAAGGTGAAAATTGAGCGCGGCCATATTGTGGTGGATGATGTGCTGGCGACCAACGAGCCGGGCGTCTACGCGATTGGCGATGTGACCGGCGCGCCGTGGCTTGCCCACAAAGCCAGCCACGAAGGCGTAATCTGCGTCGAGGCGATTGCGGGTAAACACCCACACCCGATGAAGCGCGAGAACATCCCCGGCTGCACCTATTGCCGCCCGCAAGTGGCAAGCGTCGGCCTGACCGAGCGCGCCGCCAAAGAGCAAGGCTACGAGCTGAAAATCGGCCGCTTCCCCTTCATGGGCAACGGCAAAGCGGTGGCGCTGGGTGAGGCGGAAGGCCTCATCAAAACCATCTTCGATGCGAAAACCGGCGAGCTGCTGGGCGCCCACATGATCGGCACCGAAGTGACCGAGCTGATCCAGGGCTATGGCATCGCCAAAACCATGGAAGCGACCGAGGCCGACCTCATGCACACCGTCTTCCCACACCCAACGCTAAGCGAAATGATGCACGAGTCCGTGCTCGATGCGTTTGGGCGTGCGTTGCATATTTAG
- a CDS encoding type II toxin-antitoxin system HicB family antitoxin, with the protein MATYVGIVHKDKGSDYGVSFPDFPGCVSAGSTPDELQDMAQEALGLHIEGMVEDGEAVSKPMGLAQVKKLASTKDAVAFIFVRAAVPGKPQRVNVVLDSNLIADIDRVASNRSAFLAEAARHELQRRSV; encoded by the coding sequence ATGGCAACGTATGTAGGTATCGTCCACAAGGACAAAGGCAGCGACTATGGGGTAAGTTTTCCTGACTTTCCTGGCTGCGTAAGCGCGGGAAGTACTCCCGACGAGTTGCAGGATATGGCACAGGAAGCGCTCGGACTGCATATTGAGGGAATGGTCGAGGATGGCGAAGCAGTGAGCAAACCGATGGGCCTTGCACAGGTTAAAAAGTTGGCATCAACAAAGGATGCCGTAGCATTTATCTTCGTGCGTGCGGCAGTACCAGGAAAACCTCAGCGGGTTAACGTTGTGCTCGACAGCAATCTCATCGCAGATATTGACCGTGTCGCATCGAATCGCTCTGCATTCCTTGCCGAGGCAGCGCGGCATGAGCTGCAACGCCGTAGTGTCTAA
- a CDS encoding COQ9 family protein, with protein MTDLQNRILDAAIPAIVFDGWTLGTLESAAASISLSAFDVKRAFPGGIAEAVAAFSARADARMLATLRADYDLPAMKIRERIATAVMVRLRQLAPQREAVRRMVAFYALPWHTADGLRALYATTDAIWREAGDTSTDYNFYTKRLMLAKVITTTLTVWLDDDSDGLADTEAFLRRRIENVMQIEKLKAKARTHLGKLSDWLPDFARRA; from the coding sequence ATGACCGACCTGCAAAATCGTATTCTGGATGCTGCCATCCCCGCCATCGTGTTCGATGGCTGGACGCTGGGCACGCTTGAAAGCGCCGCTGCCAGCATTAGCCTGAGCGCGTTTGATGTGAAGCGCGCCTTCCCCGGCGGCATCGCCGAAGCGGTCGCCGCCTTCAGCGCGCGGGCGGATGCGCGGATGCTCGCCACCCTGCGCGCCGATTACGACCTACCCGCCATGAAAATCCGCGAGCGCATCGCCACCGCCGTCATGGTGCGCCTGCGCCAGCTCGCCCCGCAGCGCGAAGCCGTGCGCCGCATGGTCGCGTTTTACGCCCTGCCATGGCACACCGCCGATGGGCTACGCGCGCTTTACGCCACCACCGACGCCATCTGGCGCGAAGCGGGCGACACCAGCACCGATTATAATTTCTACACCAAACGCCTGATGCTGGCCAAAGTCATCACCACCACCCTCACCGTCTGGCTGGATGACGACAGCGACGGCCTCGCCGATACCGAAGCCTTCCTGCGCCGCCGCATCGAGAACGTCATGCAGATCGAAAAACTAAAAGCCAAAGCCCGCACCCACTTAGGGAAGCTCAGCGACTGGCTACCGGACTTCGCGCGCCGAGCGTAG
- a CDS encoding HAMP domain-containing sensor histidine kinase: MAEPIAAEQSAARAVYAAKRQPSYVVRSAEITSTSKTETVSASPLSVYLQRLSIDGEHAFGIWDEDAGFSLFSANFDRITGLSSGECAGHDWIHTVHHSQQYALNEALLQAIAGTDGRCLVQARRLNEGSDVRWLLIDIKAATSRQPNIMVLFRDLTEQKALEEALGQTEAALAMSERSRAAFLSSMSHELRTPLNAIMGFSEMMKSGVFGELGNKTYTEYAKHIHDSGSTLLGKINDLLDIASMDAGGLELEASEFFLNQMLTEAMEMHSHHAFARQQQITLDCPLTLEINADRAKILCATSHLLSNALRHSKDGADITVSVRIQHGDGVVISVRDAGEGISSTQLDIIRNALTAQVAYFNIEPGGIGLGLSLAKELAERHGGRVLIDSIRHRGTVVSLMLPTQRIISGLPQRKRRSQ; encoded by the coding sequence ATGGCCGAACCCATCGCCGCCGAACAATCCGCCGCACGTGCGGTTTATGCAGCTAAGCGCCAACCGTCCTATGTTGTGCGCAGCGCCGAAATCACCTCGACCTCGAAAACTGAAACCGTCAGCGCCTCGCCGCTTTCCGTCTATCTGCAGCGCCTCAGCATCGATGGCGAACATGCCTTTGGCATCTGGGATGAAGATGCAGGCTTCAGCCTCTTCTCCGCGAATTTTGATCGCATCACCGGCTTGTCCTCGGGCGAATGCGCCGGGCATGATTGGATCCACACCGTTCACCACAGCCAGCAATATGCGCTGAACGAAGCGCTGCTGCAGGCCATCGCCGGGACAGATGGCCGCTGCCTCGTGCAAGCGCGTCGCCTGAACGAAGGTTCCGATGTGCGCTGGCTGCTGATCGATATCAAAGCCGCCACCAGCCGCCAGCCCAATATCATGGTGCTTTTCCGCGACCTGACGGAACAAAAAGCGCTCGAAGAAGCACTCGGCCAGACCGAAGCCGCCCTCGCCATGAGCGAGCGCAGCCGCGCCGCCTTCCTCTCCTCCATGAGCCACGAGCTGCGCACGCCGCTTAACGCCATCATGGGTTTTTCCGAAATGATGAAAAGCGGTGTCTTCGGCGAGCTGGGCAACAAAACCTACACCGAATACGCCAAGCACATCCATGATTCCGGCAGTACGCTGCTGGGCAAAATCAACGACCTACTCGATATCGCCAGCATGGATGCCGGTGGGTTGGAGCTGGAAGCATCCGAATTCTTCCTCAACCAGATGCTGACCGAAGCGATGGAAATGCACAGCCACCACGCCTTCGCGCGCCAGCAGCAAATCACGCTGGATTGCCCGCTGACGTTGGAAATCAACGCCGACCGCGCCAAAATCCTCTGCGCCACCTCCCACCTGCTCAGCAACGCGCTGCGCCACTCGAAAGACGGCGCAGACATCACCGTCAGCGTGCGCATCCAGCATGGCGATGGCGTCGTCATCAGCGTGCGCGATGCAGGCGAAGGCATTTCCTCCACCCAGCTCGATATCATCCGCAACGCGCTCACCGCGCAGGTGGCCTATTTCAACATCGAGCCCGGCGGCATCGGCCTTGGCCTGTCGCTCGCTAAGGAGCTCGCCGAGCGCCATGGCGGCCGCGTGCTCATCGATTCCATCCGCCATCGCGGCACGGTCGTTTCGCTCATGCTGCCCACCCAGCGCATCATCAGCGGCCTGCCGCAGCGCAAGCGGCGCTCGCAGTAA
- a CDS encoding pyruvate dehydrogenase complex dihydrolipoamide acetyltransferase, with protein MPIEITMPALSPTMTEGNLAKWVKKEGDKVKAGDVIAEIETDKATMEVEAVDEGVLGKIVIAAGTEGVKVNAVIALLLEAGEDKKALDAWKPKVADVPKVEAAAPAAASGAAPVAAVAAASVAPVASKAPAAPVAVAAASGPRTAAGGRVKASPLAKRLAEKKGLDLSSVIGTGPNGRIVRADVENARAGGSSGVVSRNPQEFVQVPNNSMRKVIARRLLESKQQVPHFYLTVEVELDAMLAARATLNGQAEAKAGKGGTAAYKLSVNDLVIKAVALAMRDKPNCNVSWYDDAIIQYSNVDVSVAVATEGGLITPIVRNADQKSLPQISTEMKDLAKRARENKLKPEEFQGGGFSISNLGMYGVKTFQAIINPPQACILAVGAGEAKLVMREGGVKEIQVMNATLSVDHRAVDGALGAEFLQLFKRYMENPILMFV; from the coding sequence ATGCCCATCGAAATTACCATGCCCGCCCTGTCGCCCACCATGACCGAGGGCAACCTCGCCAAATGGGTGAAAAAAGAAGGCGATAAAGTCAAAGCCGGGGATGTGATCGCCGAGATCGAAACCGACAAGGCGACAATGGAAGTCGAAGCGGTGGATGAGGGTGTGCTTGGTAAAATCGTCATCGCGGCGGGCACGGAGGGCGTGAAGGTGAACGCCGTTATCGCCTTGCTGCTGGAAGCGGGCGAAGACAAAAAAGCGCTCGATGCATGGAAGCCGAAAGTGGCGGATGTACCCAAAGTGGAAGCGGCTGCTCCGGCAGCGGCCAGCGGTGCAGCGCCTGTGGCGGCGGTCGCGGCGGCATCTGTTGCGCCGGTGGCGAGCAAAGCGCCTGCCGCGCCAGTGGCGGTTGCAGCCGCATCCGGCCCGCGTACGGCGGCGGGTGGCCGCGTGAAGGCAAGCCCGCTTGCCAAGCGGTTGGCCGAGAAAAAAGGGTTGGATTTATCGAGTGTTATCGGCACGGGGCCCAATGGCCGCATTGTGCGGGCGGATGTTGAGAATGCGCGCGCGGGCGGTAGCTCGGGCGTGGTGTCGCGCAATCCGCAGGAATTTGTGCAGGTGCCCAACAATTCGATGCGCAAAGTGATCGCGCGGCGGTTGCTGGAATCGAAACAGCAAGTGCCGCATTTCTACCTCACCGTCGAGGTGGAGCTGGATGCGATGCTGGCCGCACGGGCAACGCTCAACGGCCAGGCGGAAGCCAAAGCGGGCAAGGGCGGCACGGCGGCCTATAAGCTGTCGGTGAACGATCTTGTCATTAAAGCCGTCGCGCTCGCCATGCGCGATAAGCCCAACTGCAATGTCAGCTGGTATGATGACGCCATCATCCAATACAGCAATGTGGATGTTTCCGTTGCGGTGGCAACCGAGGGCGGGCTCATCACCCCGATCGTGCGCAATGCCGACCAGAAATCGCTGCCGCAAATTAGCACCGAGATGAAAGACCTCGCCAAACGGGCGCGGGAGAACAAGCTGAAGCCGGAGGAATTCCAGGGTGGCGGCTTCTCGATCTCCAACCTCGGCATGTATGGCGTGAAAACCTTCCAGGCCATCATCAACCCGCCGCAGGCCTGCATTCTCGCGGTTGGCGCGGGTGAGGCCAAGCTGGTGATGCGCGAGGGCGGCGTGAAGGAAATTCAGGTGATGAACGCCACGCTTTCGGTCGATCACCGCGCGGTGGATGGGGCGCTGGGCGCGGAATTCCTGCAATTGTTCAAGCGCTATATGGAAAACCCGATTCTGATGTTCGTGTAG
- a CDS encoding SIMPL domain-containing protein (The SIMPL domain is named for its presence in mouse protein SIMPL (signalling molecule that associates with mouse pelle-like kinase). Bacterial member BP26, from Brucella, was shown to assemble into a channel-like structure, while YggE from E. coli has been associated with resistance to oxidative stress.) → MRSLMVVAALLVAAPAFAADLAAVPVRSITTSGQAERKIAPDQAHVNVNVSALNVKLDAAKAEHDKKLRDVMAIAKKAGIDEAQMKTLNASVQPQYSYDNNKRSFRGYQVQTALDITVKNIDTVGELIEKLTGAGLENGANAEWGNLINVSYTIGNPDKIRDDMLVDAIKNARAKAESMAAAAGGSVGSVIQINEGSAPQFNFPVPMMARAMVASAPMMEKSVAPPVGEQDVNANVTVIFELK, encoded by the coding sequence ATGCGTTCACTGATGGTTGTTGCGGCGTTGCTGGTTGCGGCTCCTGCGTTTGCTGCGGATCTCGCAGCGGTGCCGGTGCGTAGCATTACCACCAGCGGTCAGGCTGAGCGCAAAATTGCACCGGATCAGGCGCATGTGAATGTTAATGTGAGCGCGCTTAACGTGAAGCTTGATGCGGCGAAGGCCGAGCATGACAAGAAACTGCGCGACGTGATGGCCATCGCCAAAAAGGCGGGTATCGACGAAGCGCAGATGAAGACGCTCAACGCCTCCGTTCAGCCACAATATAGCTACGATAATAACAAGCGCAGCTTCCGTGGCTATCAGGTGCAGACCGCGCTCGATATCACGGTGAAGAACATCGATACGGTGGGCGAACTGATTGAAAAATTGACCGGTGCTGGCCTTGAAAACGGCGCGAATGCGGAGTGGGGCAACCTCATCAATGTTTCCTATACCATCGGCAACCCCGATAAAATTCGTGACGATATGCTGGTGGATGCCATTAAAAACGCCCGCGCCAAGGCCGAGAGCATGGCTGCCGCTGCCGGTGGTAGCGTTGGCAGCGTGATCCAGATCAACGAGGGCAGCGCGCCGCAATTCAATTTCCCTGTGCCGATGATGGCCCGCGCCATGGTCGCCAGTGCGCCGATGATGGAAAAATCGGTTGCGCCGCCTGTCGGCGAACAGGATGTGAATGCCAACGTGACCGTGATTTTTGAACTTAAATAA
- a CDS encoding complex I NDUFA9 subunit family protein, producing MQQYPLITVVGGSGFLGRHLIKQLAQAGYRVRVLVRDTIAAEFLKTAATVGQIAIERADITKPATLAGKLNGSQAVINLASIAYPSGRQTFRAVNVEGAKALAEEAKNAGVRTFIQISGLGIASAGDTNYGSTKLAGEQAVLAAFPEATILRPSLLVGPEDKFFQRFARMSMISPLLPLIGGGKTKFQPVLVSDVAKAILAALGNAEARGATYELAGPHTYSFRELMEMMGRITKRASRLVNIPFCIAKFKGRICDLLPFPPMITRDQVKMLAHDSVAGPGARTFATLGLTPAPIADMLPTYLARYVKE from the coding sequence ATGCAGCAATATCCTCTGATTACGGTAGTGGGCGGTTCAGGCTTCCTTGGCCGCCACCTGATTAAACAGCTGGCGCAGGCGGGCTACCGCGTGCGGGTGCTGGTGCGCGACACCATCGCTGCGGAGTTCCTCAAAACCGCTGCCACCGTCGGCCAGATCGCCATCGAGCGGGCGGATATCACCAAACCCGCAACGCTTGCGGGTAAGCTCAACGGCTCGCAGGCGGTGATTAACCTTGCCAGCATCGCCTACCCCTCGGGCCGCCAGACCTTCCGCGCGGTCAATGTCGAAGGCGCCAAAGCGCTAGCGGAAGAAGCCAAAAACGCGGGCGTGCGCACGTTCATCCAAATTTCAGGCCTGGGCATCGCAAGCGCGGGCGATACAAACTATGGCTCCACCAAATTGGCGGGGGAGCAAGCCGTGCTCGCCGCCTTCCCGGAGGCGACTATTCTGCGCCCTTCCCTGCTGGTCGGGCCGGAGGATAAATTCTTCCAACGCTTCGCCCGGATGAGCATGATCTCGCCGCTGCTGCCGCTGATCGGTGGTGGCAAAACAAAATTCCAGCCCGTGCTGGTGAGCGATGTGGCCAAAGCCATCCTCGCCGCGCTTGGCAATGCCGAAGCACGCGGCGCCACCTATGAACTCGCCGGGCCGCACACCTACAGCTTCCGCGAGCTGATGGAGATGATGGGCCGCATCACCAAGCGCGCCTCGCGGCTGGTGAATATACCGTTCTGCATCGCCAAGTTCAAAGGCCGCATCTGCGACCTGCTGCCCTTCCCGCCGATGATCACGCGCGACCAGGTAAAAATGCTGGCGCATGACAGCGTGGCCGGCCCGGGCGCGCGCACCTTCGCCACCCTCGGCCTCACCCCCGCCCCGATTGCAGATATGCTGCCAACCTACCTCGCCCGCTACGTGAAAGAATAA
- a CDS encoding ribonuclease D, translating to MAVHLHIGDLPASVTFSGDIAVDTEAMGLNNHRDRLCLIQISDGLGDEHLVQFLPGQFNAPNVKALLTDPNRVKLFHFARFDVAILFQYLGVVTAPIYCTKIASRLTRTFTDRHGFKDLCRDLIQVDVSKQQQTSDWGQPTLTPEQQEYAASDVRHLHRLRDKLDVMLAREGRTHVAAACFTFLPTRAELDIIGWPEIDIFAH from the coding sequence ATCGCTGTTCATTTACATATCGGGGATTTACCCGCATCCGTCACATTTTCGGGCGATATCGCCGTCGATACCGAGGCCATGGGCCTCAATAACCACCGCGACCGGCTGTGCCTGATCCAGATTTCGGATGGGCTGGGGGATGAGCATCTTGTCCAGTTTCTCCCCGGGCAATTTAACGCGCCCAACGTCAAGGCGCTGCTGACGGACCCAAATCGGGTGAAGCTGTTCCATTTTGCGCGGTTCGATGTGGCGATTCTGTTCCAGTATCTGGGCGTTGTCACCGCGCCGATCTATTGCACCAAAATCGCCTCGCGCCTGACCCGCACCTTCACGGATCGCCACGGCTTCAAGGACCTCTGCCGGGATTTGATTCAGGTGGATGTCTCCAAACAGCAGCAAACCTCCGATTGGGGCCAGCCCACGCTGACGCCGGAGCAACAGGAATATGCCGCATCCGATGTGCGCCACCTGCACCGCCTGCGCGACAAACTGGATGTCATGCTGGCGCGCGAGGGCCGCACCCATGTGGCCGCGGCCTGCTTCACCTTCCTGCCCACCCGCGCCGAGCTCGATATTATCGGCTGGCCGGAAATCGACATTTTTGCGCATTAG
- a CDS encoding DUF1189 family protein: MRFFHTLVGSFHSAALYRQVRHEGRYNLGYALLLVLLCTLVMAVYFTSVVHREFFSSRDGMKPLFDDVIAQIAAQTPVMTYNNGQLKTQTDAVTTITINGTLFGEPFQDLPLITIDTTGASNHTNMKTPVLITESEFIAKSRDKKTEIRALKDVFAETKPQVLNRAVAEDMAARFTQGVHERLGQIYFLLGGMLWLGFAFVSYILRVILLMALGVGGTLAGKLLRSPVNHGTAVGLASVSFTPVALLISLLTMCFGYSPHIITTFAAGLVALTAAIACSREPVVG, from the coding sequence ATGCGCTTTTTCCATACGCTCGTCGGCTCCTTCCACTCCGCAGCGCTTTACCGGCAGGTGCGGCACGAGGGACGTTACAATCTCGGCTATGCGCTGCTGCTGGTGCTGCTCTGCACCTTGGTGATGGCGGTCTATTTCACCAGCGTCGTCCACCGTGAATTCTTTTCCAGCCGCGATGGGATGAAACCGCTGTTTGACGATGTCATCGCCCAAATTGCGGCACAGACGCCGGTGATGACCTATAATAACGGCCAGCTTAAAACCCAGACCGATGCGGTCACCACCATCACCATCAACGGCACCTTGTTTGGCGAGCCCTTCCAGGATCTGCCCCTTATCACCATCGATACCACCGGCGCGTCGAACCACACCAATATGAAAACGCCGGTGCTCATCACCGAGAGCGAATTCATCGCCAAGAGCCGTGATAAAAAAACCGAAATCCGTGCGCTGAAAGATGTGTTCGCTGAAACCAAGCCACAAGTGCTCAACCGCGCAGTGGCTGAGGATATGGCCGCGCGTTTCACTCAAGGCGTGCATGAGCGGCTTGGGCAGATTTATTTCCTGCTCGGCGGTATGCTTTGGCTGGGCTTTGCCTTTGTCTCCTACATCCTGCGGGTCATTCTGCTGATGGCGCTTGGGGTTGGCGGCACACTCGCCGGCAAGCTCCTGCGCTCACCGGTTAACCACGGCACCGCGGTTGGCCTCGCCTCTGTGAGCTTCACGCCGGTTGCCTTGCTCATCAGCCTGCTCACCATGTGCTTTGGTTATAGCCCACACATCATCACCACCTTCGCCGCGGGCCTTGTCGCCCTCACCGCCGCTATTGCCTGCAGCCGCGAACCGGTGGTGGGCTAA
- the grxC gene encoding glutaredoxin 3 encodes MSTITIYTTNYCPYCVRAKDLLKRKGQSFTEISAEDDAVREAMIIKAGGQRTVPQIFINDQHIGGCDDLYALEKAGKLDALLASN; translated from the coding sequence ATGAGCACCATCACCATCTACACCACCAACTACTGCCCCTATTGCGTCCGCGCGAAGGATTTGCTGAAGCGCAAAGGCCAGAGCTTCACCGAAATCAGCGCCGAGGATGACGCCGTGCGCGAAGCCATGATCATCAAAGCCGGTGGCCAACGCACCGTGCCGCAGATTTTCATCAACGATCAGCATATCGGCGGCTGCGACGATCTCTATGCCCTCGAAAAAGCGGGCAAGCTGGATGCGCTGCTCGCATCAAATTAA
- a CDS encoding glutathione S-transferase family protein, with protein MLTLYHSPLMPTCRKIRLMLREKNVAHELVPELFWNRRMEFFALNPSGEVPVLITEKNHAICGAYAIAEYLDDQFPEVQFFGNTPLERAEVRRLIEWFDSKFDREVTQLVLFEKLYKRLMGYGEPSSEAIRAGKRNIVYHLDYIAHLLGARNWLAGEYLTLADITAAAHLSCLDYLGDVDWDQHPSVKEWYALIKCRPAFRDLLDDRIQGFKAPAHYGDPDF; from the coding sequence ATGCTGACGCTCTACCATTCTCCGTTGATGCCGACCTGCCGCAAGATCCGGCTGATGCTGCGCGAAAAAAACGTCGCTCATGAGCTGGTGCCCGAGCTGTTCTGGAACCGGCGGATGGAGTTCTTCGCGCTCAACCCCTCGGGCGAAGTGCCGGTGCTCATCACCGAGAAAAACCATGCCATCTGCGGTGCGTATGCGATTGCGGAATATCTCGACGACCAGTTCCCGGAAGTTCAGTTCTTCGGCAACACACCGCTGGAGCGCGCCGAAGTGCGCCGCCTGATCGAATGGTTCGACAGCAAATTCGACCGCGAAGTGACCCAGCTCGTGCTGTTCGAGAAGCTCTATAAACGGCTGATGGGCTACGGCGAGCCCTCCTCCGAAGCGATCCGCGCGGGCAAGCGCAACATCGTCTACCATCTGGATTACATCGCCCACTTGCTCGGCGCCCGCAATTGGCTGGCGGGTGAATACCTGACCCTTGCCGACATCACCGCCGCCGCGCACCTTTCCTGCCTCGATTACCTGGGCGATGTGGATTGGGACCAGCATCCCAGCGTCAAGGAATGGTACGCCCTCATCAAATGCCGCCCCGCCTTCCGCGACCTGCTGGACGACCGCATCCAGGGCTTCAAAGCCCCCGCCCATTACGGCGATCCGGACTTTTAG